In Ostrea edulis chromosome 4, xbOstEdul1.1, whole genome shotgun sequence, a single window of DNA contains:
- the LOC125672789 gene encoding probable ATP-dependent DNA helicase RecS, with protein MTRGRELFELYDNQSKTPFRTKFVVEVKMEDVDKIEAVEKEVCKLFNVEALKAEQKEILQCLLSKQDCMAVLPTGYGKSLPYQMYLPLIRQLTETNLCHGLPFQAKFDVNEKIIVCCPLVSLMADQVQRLTDIPNLKAAFKGNSQEGDDMIRKGEIDIIFASPETLVGDPFWRSQLQELSVGVIVIDEFHTITTWGGDDETEEQDAFRKWFRYVGELRAIFPHASVLALSATCTNKIKKQVSKILNLKQGLSKFISVSPNKTNIKLVVKKIDNAIETAMYWLIDSLENMKMNFPKTLIYANSIADVSKLYSYVVSELEECAKHVEMFHSETPEEKKKTIMTSLNQADSDIRVVFATSALGMGIDVSNCHSIILFGPPRSVLDLIQEIGRVGRDGERSVAILMHNSYHLRNVTSEMKKVFSDTNDCRRKSLLKHFLSDNEMQDLDMEVDKHTCCDKCTQNCSCGDCIKLEIENLVDTGVDCFSSSSSDSDTIDYEYEADDYQSFGNENLFDDDDDFTDLNLDSVHEIL; from the exons ATGACCCGAGGTCGCGAACTTTTTGAACTTTACGACAACCAATCAAAAACGCCGTTTCGTACGAAGTTCGTTGTGGAAGTAAAAATGGAGGACGTTGATAAAATCGAAGCGGTAGAAAAAGAAGTTTGCAAATTATTCAATGTGGAAGCGCTCAAAGCCGAACAGAAGGaaattttacaatgtttatTGTCAAAACAAGATTGCATGGCGGTGTTACCGACTGGATACGGGAAATCGCTTCCTTATCAGATGTATTTGCCCTTGATACGTCAATTGACTGAAACAAATTTATGTCATGGGCTGCCTTTTCAAGCCAAATTCGATGTGAATGAGAAGATTATAGTGTGCTGTCCACTTGTCTCATTAATGGCAGACCAAGTGCAACGTCTTACTGACATTCCAAATTTGAAGGCTGCATTTAAAG GAAATTCCCAAGAAGGTGACGATATGATAAGAAAAGGTGAAATAGATATCATATTTGCATCACCAGAAACACTTGTTGGAGACCCGTTTTGGAGATCTCAGTTGCAGGAACTGTCCGTTGGTGTCATTGTGATTGATGAGTTCCACACGATTACGACCTG GGGCGGAGATGACGAAACAGAAGAGCAAGATGCTTTCCGTAAATGGTTTAGATATGTTGGTGAACTAAGAGCTATTTTTCCGCATGCGTCAGTACTAGCCTTAAGTGCAACCTGTACGAACAAAATTAAGAAGCAGGTTTCCAAGATTCTTAACTTGAAGCAAGGACTTTCTAAATTCATATCAGTCTCTCCAAATAAGACCAATATCAAATTGGTAGtgaaaaaaattgacaatgcCATTGAAACTGCCATGTATTGGCTGATTGATTCTTTagagaatatgaaaatgaacttTCCAAAAACACTTATATATGCAAATTCCATTGCTGATGTATCCAAGTTATATTCATACGTTGTATCTGAACTCGAAGAATGTGCCAAACATGTAGAGATGTTTCATTCTGAAACACCAGAGGAAAAGAAGAAGACAATTATGACGTCGTTAAATCAGGCTGACAGTGACATTAGGGTTGTGTTTGCCACAAGCGCTCTTGGTATGGGGATTGATGTCAGTAATTGTCACAGCATCATTTTGTTTGGGCCACCAAGAAGTGTTTTGGATTTAATCCAAGAAATTGGGCGAGTAGGACGAGATGGTGAGAGATCAGTAGCCATTCTCATGCACAATTCTTATCACCTGCGAAATGTTACGAGTGAAATGAAAAAAGTGTTTAGTGATACCAATGACTGTCGAAGGAAGTCCTTGttgaaacatttcttgtcagataatgaaatGCAGGATTTAGACATGGAAGTAGATAAACACACTTGTTGTGACAAATGTACACAAAACTGCTCCTGTGGTGACTGTATTAAActagaaattgaaaatttggtTGATACTGGGGTTGACTGTTTTTCCTCCTCTAGCAGTGATAGTGACACGATTGATTATGAGTATGAAGCTGATGATTATCAATCTTTTGGCAATGAAAACTTGTTTGACGATGATGACGATTTCACTGATCTAAATCTGGACTCAGTTCAtgaaattttgtaa
- the LOC130054006 gene encoding uncharacterized protein LOC130054006 isoform X2, which translates to MKVSIYYPSGKKTTFVPNDNHRQICRTICRGQNVERNIIEIIGRSHQDVLTTAVSKLVAKECETICKRGSGALLQDRAYDGIFQFSWDKFHKEIEVKAPNTLKIISSTISNIPVVPTEKKFLCIMSTVASALHGRSQEMSSLHYQIGFILTRGTCKQKDIERLAKIGLSVTPKSIQQKLLSWQDHLDKEIVELRDKWKEGGNVKFQLIGDNWDKTILPSYRTSQDKTISLHLFHIFALIDRVSGDEDVNQIQIERKLSVVDFIPSLEDQNKLEKELTFLIASSLIHNIEILDKEFGKIYPSHFQHEYSDKAGLKTSQFPIGLFDCNETKTQDVIKLLKNLTEKYVPLDEENVIDEVFFGGDRLTDERVQSAQQAMSNADTPKERLEGFISKIEDWHRMMNFLEGICKLTYHQKSKGDRGTASFFRNFLNARNVKGKVKNSFRAYKHLYYTIFDAICCILFLRELNVTSVDEITLPDDLKEKEDESKIEWLNDICKKIVEVWIFDGQDDMLQHVREILDNPEHPENYWMANETDDRFSCHFCEKSYLNIGSLQAHEKIKHNHIVPLEEKKKGKSTKNDDQLYDYILLLFKLTALLKNLDTAIDMGDGGRSVRSSKYELPVFNRTDKIKYVIGCVHLIALTEETLSPEQQHRLIWNRTVNVQGGKNHNIANDEYLEMLNRDSKDIVTGHQTKDSIISHSKQYPHLINYAKHFDAISDIRKRKGFHKLPNYKTDVKKTMKELMEIEALTFTPGRTLVCKEVCRGRDPFSQAYKKLPTLIHRHKPKFPFRRLRNKHH; encoded by the exons ATGAAG GTTTCCATTTATTACCCTAGTGGTAAGaaaacaacttttgttccaAATGACAATCATCGCCAAATATGTAGGACAATATGCAGGGGACAAAATGTAGAAAGAAACATCATTGAAATTATTGGAAGGTCACACCAAGATGTGCTTACAACAGCAGTTTCAAAGCTTGTAGCCAAAGAATGTGAAACCATCTGTAAACGAGGATCAGGGGCATTACTACAAGACAGAGCATATGATGgcatatttcaattttcctgGGACAAATTTCACAAAGAAATTGAAGTGAAAGCCCCAAATACATTGAAGATAATTTCATCAACCATAAGCAACATACCGGTAGTACCAACTGAAAAGAAATTCTTATGCATCATGAGTACAGTAGCTTCAGCATTACATGGAAGGAGCCAGGAGATGTCATCACTCCACTACCAAATAGGATTTATACTGACCCGCGGAACATGTAAACAGAAG GATATTGAAAGACTGGCAAAAATTGGACTTAGTGTTACACCAAAATCTATTCAACAGAAATTATTATCTTGGCAAGACCATTTAGACAAAGAAATTGTAGAATTAAGAGATAAATGGAAGGAAGGAGGCAATGTGAAATTTCAATTGATTGGAGATAATTGGGACAAAACTATATTGCCATCCTATAGAACCAGTCAAGACAAAACAATTTCTCTTCACTTATTTCATATATTTGCTCTCATTGATCGTGTTTCTGGAGATGAAGATGTAAACCAAATCCAAATTGAAAGAAAACTTAGTGTTGTTGATTTTATCCCATCACTAGAAGACCAAAACAAGCTGGAGAAAGAACTGACATTCCTAATTGCCTCCTCCTTGATacataacattgaaattttggACAAGGAATTTGGAAAAATTTATCCAAGTCATTTTCAGCATGAATATAGTGACAAAGCAGGCCTTAAAACATCTCAG tttCCAATTGGATTATTCGACTGCAATGAGACTAAAACACAGGATGTGATTAAGCTTCTTAAGAATCTGACGGAAAAGTACGTCCCATTAGATGAGGAAAATGTGATTGATGAAGTCTTTTTTGGAG GCGACAGATTAACAGATGAGAGGGTTCAGTCAGCACAGCAGGCAATGTCAAATGCTGATACTCCAAAGGAAAGACTTGAGGGATTTATCTCTAAAATTGAGGATTGGCATAGAATGATGAATTTTTTAGAG gGCATATGTAAACTCACATACCATCAGAAGTCAAAAGGAGACAGAGGGACTGCAAGCTTTTTCAGGAACTTTCTCAATGCGCGAAATGTGAAAGGGAAAGTAAAGAATTCTTTCCGAgcatataaacatttatattacacCATATTTGATGCAATATGTTGTATTTTGTTTCTAAGAGAACTCAATGTTACTTCTGTAGATGAAATAACATTGCCAGATGACTTAAAAGAGAAAGAAGATGAAAGTAAAATTGAATGGCTTAATGACATATGCAAAAAAATTGTGGAAGTCTGGATATTTGATGGTCAGGATGATATGTTGCAACACGTACGAGAAATTTTAGATAACCCTGAACACCCGGAGAATTACTGGATGGCCAATGAGACTGATGACAGATTTTCATGTCACTTTTGTGAAAAATCGTACTTAAATATTGGTAGTTTGCAGGCACATGAAAAGATCAAACATAATCATATTGTCCCACtggaagaaaagaaaaaaggaaaGTCCACTAAGAATGATGATCAATTATACGATTACATCCTGCTTCTTTTCAAACTTACTGCTCTGTTAAAAAATTTGGACACAGCGATTGATATGGGAGACGGAGGAAGGTCTGTTCGATCATCAAAATATGAACTCCCTGTATTCAATAGAACAGACAAAATCAAGTACGTTATAGGCTGTGTTCATTTGATAGCATTAACAGAAGAGACTTTGTCACCTGAACAGCAACATAGACTTATTTGGAATCGGACTGTTAATGTGCAAGGGGGCAAAAATCATAACATCGCTAATGACGAATATTTGGAAATGTTAAATAGGGACAGTAAAGACATAGTTACTGGACACCAAACCAAAGACAGTATTATATCACATTCAAAACAGTACCCCCATCTCATCAACTATGCAAAGCATTTTGATGCTATTAGTGATATCAGAAAAAGAAAAGGGTTTCATAAATTGCCCAACTATAAAACAGATGTGAAAAAAACAATGAAGGAATTAATGGAGATAGAAGCCTTGACCTTTACACCTGGCCGTACTCTAGTCTGTAAAGAAGTTTGCCGTGGCAGAGACCCCTTTTCACAAGCTTACAAAAAACTTCCTACTTTGATTCATAGACATAAACCAAAATTCCCATTTAGACGCTTGAGGAATAAACATCACTAG
- the LOC130054006 gene encoding uncharacterized protein LOC130054006 isoform X1: MAFQSPFTPRRIYNRSNICVLCGFLFIQVEISSTGERTEKKFLNKKLKLTDERIKAITSVIDSFKHDSSISTNGICLKCFRNVEKVLHMENEVCKLQNEISATRRFVKQKYQLASPSPSKSVTEKRLLRSPSTNVPAAKSQKTFPSTVSVINLTSLPTFDSLCQKGAEKEDLPDVLATQLEERKPVRRSLGFSETKKIDESTLTGEVEVSIYYPSGKKTTFVPNDNHRQICRTICRGQNVERNIIEIIGRSHQDVLTTAVSKLVAKECETICKRGSGALLQDRAYDGIFQFSWDKFHKEIEVKAPNTLKIISSTISNIPVVPTEKKFLCIMSTVASALHGRSQEMSSLHYQIGFILTRGTCKQKDIERLAKIGLSVTPKSIQQKLLSWQDHLDKEIVELRDKWKEGGNVKFQLIGDNWDKTILPSYRTSQDKTISLHLFHIFALIDRVSGDEDVNQIQIERKLSVVDFIPSLEDQNKLEKELTFLIASSLIHNIEILDKEFGKIYPSHFQHEYSDKAGLKTSQFPIGLFDCNETKTQDVIKLLKNLTEKYVPLDEENVIDEVFFGGDRLTDERVQSAQQAMSNADTPKERLEGFISKIEDWHRMMNFLEGICKLTYHQKSKGDRGTASFFRNFLNARNVKGKVKNSFRAYKHLYYTIFDAICCILFLRELNVTSVDEITLPDDLKEKEDESKIEWLNDICKKIVEVWIFDGQDDMLQHVREILDNPEHPENYWMANETDDRFSCHFCEKSYLNIGSLQAHEKIKHNHIVPLEEKKKGKSTKNDDQLYDYILLLFKLTALLKNLDTAIDMGDGGRSVRSSKYELPVFNRTDKIKYVIGCVHLIALTEETLSPEQQHRLIWNRTVNVQGGKNHNIANDEYLEMLNRDSKDIVTGHQTKDSIISHSKQYPHLINYAKHFDAISDIRKRKGFHKLPNYKTDVKKTMKELMEIEALTFTPGRTLVCKEVCRGRDPFSQAYKKLPTLIHRHKPKFPFRRLRNKHH, encoded by the exons ATGGCATTCCAAAGCCCATTCACGCCTAGACGTATATATAATAGGTCAAATATATGTGTGCTATGTGGATTCTTGTTTATTCAAGTGGAAATTTCATCGACTGGGGAAAGAACGGAGAAAAAGTTTCTTAACAAAAAACTAAAACTTACCGATGAACGAATCAAGGCTATAACTTCGGTTATTGACAGCTTCAAGCACGATTCCAGTATTTCTACAAATGGCATTTGCCTTAAGTGTTTCAGAAATGTCGAAAAGGTGTTGCACATGGAGAATGAGGTGTGTAAACTTCAAAATGAGATTTCAGCAACCAGACGTTTTGTCAAACAGAAATACCAACTTGCCTCACCATCACCATCCAAATCTGTCACAGAAAAACGACTTCTCAGATCCCCCTCTACAAATGTACCAGCTGCTAAATCGCAAAAAACCTTTCCCTCGACAGTGTCAGTTATAAACTTAACTTCACTTCCAACGTTTGATTCATTATGTCAAAAAGGTGCAGAAAAAGAAGATTTGCCAGATGTTTTGGCAACTCAACTAGAGGAAAGGAAACCTGTTCGCCGCTCCCTGGGATTTAGCGAGACAAAAAAGATTGATGAGTCTACACTTACAGGCGAAGTAGAG GTTTCCATTTATTACCCTAGTGGTAAGaaaacaacttttgttccaAATGACAATCATCGCCAAATATGTAGGACAATATGCAGGGGACAAAATGTAGAAAGAAACATCATTGAAATTATTGGAAGGTCACACCAAGATGTGCTTACAACAGCAGTTTCAAAGCTTGTAGCCAAAGAATGTGAAACCATCTGTAAACGAGGATCAGGGGCATTACTACAAGACAGAGCATATGATGgcatatttcaattttcctgGGACAAATTTCACAAAGAAATTGAAGTGAAAGCCCCAAATACATTGAAGATAATTTCATCAACCATAAGCAACATACCGGTAGTACCAACTGAAAAGAAATTCTTATGCATCATGAGTACAGTAGCTTCAGCATTACATGGAAGGAGCCAGGAGATGTCATCACTCCACTACCAAATAGGATTTATACTGACCCGCGGAACATGTAAACAGAAG GATATTGAAAGACTGGCAAAAATTGGACTTAGTGTTACACCAAAATCTATTCAACAGAAATTATTATCTTGGCAAGACCATTTAGACAAAGAAATTGTAGAATTAAGAGATAAATGGAAGGAAGGAGGCAATGTGAAATTTCAATTGATTGGAGATAATTGGGACAAAACTATATTGCCATCCTATAGAACCAGTCAAGACAAAACAATTTCTCTTCACTTATTTCATATATTTGCTCTCATTGATCGTGTTTCTGGAGATGAAGATGTAAACCAAATCCAAATTGAAAGAAAACTTAGTGTTGTTGATTTTATCCCATCACTAGAAGACCAAAACAAGCTGGAGAAAGAACTGACATTCCTAATTGCCTCCTCCTTGATacataacattgaaattttggACAAGGAATTTGGAAAAATTTATCCAAGTCATTTTCAGCATGAATATAGTGACAAAGCAGGCCTTAAAACATCTCAG tttCCAATTGGATTATTCGACTGCAATGAGACTAAAACACAGGATGTGATTAAGCTTCTTAAGAATCTGACGGAAAAGTACGTCCCATTAGATGAGGAAAATGTGATTGATGAAGTCTTTTTTGGAG GCGACAGATTAACAGATGAGAGGGTTCAGTCAGCACAGCAGGCAATGTCAAATGCTGATACTCCAAAGGAAAGACTTGAGGGATTTATCTCTAAAATTGAGGATTGGCATAGAATGATGAATTTTTTAGAG gGCATATGTAAACTCACATACCATCAGAAGTCAAAAGGAGACAGAGGGACTGCAAGCTTTTTCAGGAACTTTCTCAATGCGCGAAATGTGAAAGGGAAAGTAAAGAATTCTTTCCGAgcatataaacatttatattacacCATATTTGATGCAATATGTTGTATTTTGTTTCTAAGAGAACTCAATGTTACTTCTGTAGATGAAATAACATTGCCAGATGACTTAAAAGAGAAAGAAGATGAAAGTAAAATTGAATGGCTTAATGACATATGCAAAAAAATTGTGGAAGTCTGGATATTTGATGGTCAGGATGATATGTTGCAACACGTACGAGAAATTTTAGATAACCCTGAACACCCGGAGAATTACTGGATGGCCAATGAGACTGATGACAGATTTTCATGTCACTTTTGTGAAAAATCGTACTTAAATATTGGTAGTTTGCAGGCACATGAAAAGATCAAACATAATCATATTGTCCCACtggaagaaaagaaaaaaggaaaGTCCACTAAGAATGATGATCAATTATACGATTACATCCTGCTTCTTTTCAAACTTACTGCTCTGTTAAAAAATTTGGACACAGCGATTGATATGGGAGACGGAGGAAGGTCTGTTCGATCATCAAAATATGAACTCCCTGTATTCAATAGAACAGACAAAATCAAGTACGTTATAGGCTGTGTTCATTTGATAGCATTAACAGAAGAGACTTTGTCACCTGAACAGCAACATAGACTTATTTGGAATCGGACTGTTAATGTGCAAGGGGGCAAAAATCATAACATCGCTAATGACGAATATTTGGAAATGTTAAATAGGGACAGTAAAGACATAGTTACTGGACACCAAACCAAAGACAGTATTATATCACATTCAAAACAGTACCCCCATCTCATCAACTATGCAAAGCATTTTGATGCTATTAGTGATATCAGAAAAAGAAAAGGGTTTCATAAATTGCCCAACTATAAAACAGATGTGAAAAAAACAATGAAGGAATTAATGGAGATAGAAGCCTTGACCTTTACACCTGGCCGTACTCTAGTCTGTAAAGAAGTTTGCCGTGGCAGAGACCCCTTTTCACAAGCTTACAAAAAACTTCCTACTTTGATTCATAGACATAAACCAAAATTCCCATTTAGACGCTTGAGGAATAAACATCACTAG